The Terriglobus tenax genome contains a region encoding:
- the sppA gene encoding signal peptide peptidase SppA produces MRCTLNLIMQDEFQPQPPQEAPQPQSQPAPAAQAYRYAPPPPPAQSPYSYYAAPPPPHRPRSPWFWLGIIGGAAVVLVCLFSFFIYAMMKSGDTESSGGSGSGGKVGVIDLGGVILSADKFNEQLRKMADDDDVKVIILHINSPGGGAAASQEIYHEVLRVRQEKHKKIIASIESVGASGAYYIASACDRIYANQASVVGSIGVIMEWMNYGDLMRWAKLKNVVLKAGALKDAGSPARDLTPEEQAYFQTLVDNMHIQFIHDVAAGRHVADDKIKPLATGQVWTGEQALPLGLIDRQGGFRVALMETAKEAGISGEPGIVRPKKDKTGVLGALLSSDADDLFPNPSKLLNEAPGFYFMWK; encoded by the coding sequence TTGCGGTGTACACTCAACCTCATCATGCAGGATGAGTTCCAGCCCCAGCCGCCCCAGGAAGCACCGCAGCCGCAGTCCCAACCTGCCCCGGCAGCACAGGCCTACCGCTATGCGCCGCCGCCTCCGCCTGCACAATCTCCGTATAGCTATTACGCTGCGCCACCCCCGCCGCACCGGCCCCGTTCGCCGTGGTTCTGGCTGGGCATCATCGGCGGTGCCGCCGTCGTCCTGGTCTGCCTCTTCTCCTTCTTTATCTACGCCATGATGAAGAGCGGCGACACGGAATCCTCCGGCGGTAGCGGTTCCGGCGGAAAGGTCGGCGTCATTGACCTGGGCGGCGTGATTCTCTCCGCCGATAAGTTCAACGAGCAGCTCCGTAAGATGGCCGACGATGACGACGTGAAGGTCATCATCCTGCACATCAACTCCCCCGGCGGCGGCGCAGCCGCATCGCAGGAGATCTATCACGAGGTCCTGCGCGTCCGGCAGGAGAAACACAAGAAGATCATCGCCAGCATCGAGTCCGTCGGTGCCTCCGGCGCCTACTACATCGCCTCCGCCTGTGACCGCATCTACGCCAACCAGGCCTCCGTTGTCGGCTCCATCGGCGTCATCATGGAGTGGATGAACTACGGCGACCTGATGCGCTGGGCCAAGCTCAAGAACGTCGTTCTGAAGGCCGGCGCCCTGAAAGACGCAGGCAGCCCCGCCCGCGACCTGACCCCGGAAGAGCAGGCCTACTTCCAGACCCTGGTCGACAACATGCACATCCAGTTCATCCACGACGTCGCTGCCGGCCGCCACGTGGCCGATGACAAAATCAAGCCGCTGGCTACCGGCCAGGTCTGGACCGGCGAACAGGCGCTTCCCTTGGGCCTGATCGACCGCCAGGGCGGTTTCCGTGTTGCCCTGATGGAAACGGCCAAAGAGGCCGGCATCAGTGGTGAGCCAGGCATCGTACGCCCAAAGAAGGATAAGACGGGCGTGCTGGGCGCTCTGCTCAGCTCTGACGCCGACGATCTGTTCCCAAACCCCAGCAAACTGCTCAATGAGGCCCCCGGCTTTTATTTCATGTGGAAGTAA
- a CDS encoding HU family DNA-binding protein: protein MTKADLVEKVTALGDLTRRDGEVIVDTLFDSVIGALKTGDKIEIRGFGSFRTRQRKPRIGRNPKTGAKVDVPAKRVPYFKPAKELRDLVNPKDHSGGEVDVHHPPAM from the coding sequence ATGACCAAGGCCGACCTCGTTGAAAAAGTCACCGCACTCGGAGACCTGACCCGCCGTGATGGCGAAGTCATCGTAGATACCCTGTTCGACTCCGTGATCGGCGCCCTGAAGACCGGGGACAAGATTGAGATCCGCGGATTCGGCTCCTTCCGCACGCGCCAGAGAAAGCCGCGCATCGGCCGCAATCCCAAGACCGGAGCCAAGGTCGACGTCCCGGCCAAGCGTGTTCCCTACTTCAAACCCGCGAAAGAACTGCGCGATCTTGTGAACCCCAAGGACCACTCCGGCGGCGAGGTCGATGTCCATCACCCGCCCGCAATGTAA